CGGGACCGATCCCGAAGAACAGCAGGAATGCCGCGGCCACAGCCCACATGAGCGGATGGACTTCGCGGGCCCGGCCCTGGAAGCTGCGGATGAGCGCGAAAGAGATGAACCCGGCACCGAGGCCGTTGGCGATCGAGTAGGTGAACGGCATGAGGGCCATGGTCAGGAACGCGGGAATGCCGACACCCCAGTCCTGCCAGTGGATCTTGCCCACCTGGGAGACCATCATGAAGCCCACCACCACCAGGGCGGGGGCGACGGCCTCGAACGGGACCAGGTTGATGAGCGGGGTGAAGAACATGGCCACCAGGAACAGCAGGCCGGTCACGATCGACGCGAGGCCGGTCCGGGCGCCCTCGCCGATGCCGGCGCCGGATTCAACGAAGATCTGGTTGGAGGACACGGACGAGCCGCCACCGATGATCGCACCGAGGGCGTCTACTTGCAGGACGCGGTCCACGTTGGGGATGTTTCCGTGCTTGTCGATGTTTCCTGCTTCCCTGGCCAGGCCCACCATGGTGCCCATGGCGTCGAAGAAGATGCTGAGCAGGATCACGAATGCCAACAGCGTGGCGGCGATGATGCCAAGGTGCTGGAATGCGCCGAAGGGGTTCGCCTTGCCGATGAGGGACAGGTCCGGAGCGGCCCATTCGGTGAACTTGGGCGCGACCAGGGACCAGCCGCGGGGATTGTAGGTTTTGCCGTCGAAACTCGGGCCGATGTGCAGAGTGAATTCCAGGATGGCCGCGAGGGCAGTGGAAACGATGATGCCGATCAGGATGGCGCCACGGACCTTGCGGACCACCAGGGCGATGGTCAGGACGAGGCCGACGACGAACACCAGGGTGGGCCAGCCAAGCAGCTTCCCGTCAACGCCCAGGCCCAGTGGGACCGTGGTACCGGCGGCGTCCGGGATGCGGCGCACGAAGCCGGCATTGACCAGGCCGATCAGCGCGATGAAGAGGCCGATGCCCACCACGATCGCGGTCTTCAGGGCCTCGGGTACGGCTTTGAAAACGGCGGTCCGGAATCCGGTGAGCACCAGGATCAGCATGGTCAGGCCCGAGAGCATCACCAGGCCCATCATGTCCGGCCACGTCAGGCCGGGGTGTGAGGCAATGGTGACTGCCACGAAGGCGTTGACGCCCAGCCCGGTGGCAATGGCGAAGGGGTGCTT
This genomic interval from Arthrobacter sp. FW306-2-2C-D06B contains the following:
- a CDS encoding NCS2 family permease encodes the protein MLKQGSAIDRYFKISERGSNYSREIRGGFATFFAMSYIVVLNPLILSGADSSGASLGFAAVAATTAFVAGILTILMGAWAKHPFAIATGLGVNAFVAVTIASHPGLTWPDMMGLVMLSGLTMLILVLTGFRTAVFKAVPEALKTAIVVGIGLFIALIGLVNAGFVRRIPDAAGTTVPLGLGVDGKLLGWPTLVFVVGLVLTIALVVRKVRGAILIGIIVSTALAAILEFTLHIGPSFDGKTYNPRGWSLVAPKFTEWAAPDLSLIGKANPFGAFQHLGIIAATLLAFVILLSIFFDAMGTMVGLAREAGNIDKHGNIPNVDRVLQVDALGAIIGGGSSVSSNQIFVESGAGIGEGARTGLASIVTGLLFLVAMFFTPLINLVPFEAVAPALVVVGFMMVSQVGKIHWQDWGVGIPAFLTMALMPFTYSIANGLGAGFISFALIRSFQGRAREVHPLMWAVAAAFLLFFGIGPVEEILGVK